A genomic region of Metopolophium dirhodum isolate CAU chromosome 1, ASM1992520v1, whole genome shotgun sequence contains the following coding sequences:
- the LOC132933273 gene encoding uncharacterized protein LOC132933273 has translation MEEREDVEIVGVPVEGVEYVEVVGVPVDVGDDVEGVEVVEDMEFVEVLMEGVEEVEDEVVQMEVVEDEVVQMEVVEDVEFVEVQMDGGDDVEVVEVQMDGGEDVEVVEVQMDEVQAELEFVDMLDELQPDVDEEVSKYFRPLAVGEQPRGRAPIIDRPAGVTHPLPEQHNAGALNRICTQCNARHFEGEVVGQGANMHFSTCCNNGQVTAAGQHALLPAPFLLMSLLIGDSQDGRRFRDDIRRYNNALAFAAFSCGTDDRRLRGRGPRTMCIQGQTYQRINNDVAVDRVDANYCQLYFLESAEANARRVGMALQRNHRELSVVVMGLLDGFLRDVNPYAMAFKNMREVWLAERDLADADPAGVRPRPVTMHFVRDAARDDGRNNLPTANEVAAVFVGEGGRPPRDINLVIYDTNPINPQHRMQTIPAG, from the exons ATGGAAGAGAGAGAGGACGTGGAGATCGTCGGCGTCCCAGTGGAGGGTGTGGAGTACGTGGAAGTCGTTGGTGTCCCAGTGGATGTAGGGGATGATGTGGAAGGAGTGGAGGTGGTGGAGGACATGGAATTTGTCGAGGTCCTGATGGAAGGTGTGGAGGAAGTGGAGGACGAGGTAGTCCAGATGGAAGTGGTGGAGGACGAGGTGGTCCAGATGGAAGTGGTGGAGGACGTGGAATTTGTTGAGGTTCAGATGGACGGAGGGGATGACGTGGAAGTGGTAGAAGTCCAGATGGACGGAGGGGAGGACGTAGAAGTGGTAGAAGTGCAGATGGACGAAGTGCAAGCGGAACTGGAGTTTGTGGACATGCTCGACGAGTTGCAGCCAGACGTCGACGAAGAGGTCAGTAAATAT TTCCGACCACTTGCCGTGGGTGAACAACCCCGAGGGCGTGCGCCAATAATTGACAGGCCGGCAGGCGTGACACACCCGCTTCCAGAGCAGCACAACGCGGGCGCGTTAAACAGAATCTGCACACAGTGTAACGCCCGCCACTTCGAAGGCGAGGTTGTGGGCCAGGGTGCCAATATGCACTTCTCCACTTGCTGTAACAACGGTCAAGTGACCGCTGCAGGACAACACGCGTTGTTGCCCGCCCCTTTTTTACTAATGAGTTTGTTGATTGGAGATTCACAGGATGGTCGTAGATTCCGAGACGACATTCGCCGGTACAACAACGCCCTGGCATTCGCTGCGTTTAGCTGTGGCACAGACGACAGGCGATTGCGAGGGCGTGGACCGCGAACGATGTGTATCCAAGGCCAAACTTATCAGAGGATAAATAATGACGTGGCCGTTGACCGAGTAGATGCCAACTACTGTCAGTTGTATTTCCTCGAGTCCGCAGAGGCCAACGCCCGCCGCGTTGGGATGGCTCTGCAGAGAAATCATCGTGAACTGTCCGTAGTTGTGATGGGACTATTGGACGGTTTTCTGCGAGACGTAAATCCGTACGCAATGGCTTTTaa GAACATGCGTGAGGTGTGGCTGGCAGAAAGAGACCTAGCCGACGCCGATCCCGCAGGTGTGCGACCTAGGCCAGTGACGATGCATTTTGTCCGAGATGCGGCCCGGGACGACGGGCGAAACAACCTGCCTACCGCAAACGAAGTTGCGGCCGTGTTCGTAGGTGAAGGGGGTCGTCCGCCAAGAGACATTAATCTGGTCATCTACGATACGAATCCAATCAACCCGCAACACAGGATGCAAACCATACCAGcgggttag